A portion of the Bulleidia sp. zg-1006 genome contains these proteins:
- a CDS encoding replication-associated recombination protein A gives MNLFQEENDELKEPLAHRMRPRTLEEVVGQSHILAKDKLLYRAIQADRLSSLILTGPTGTGKTSLAMVIAHSTKSNFEQVNATIAGKKDLEKIVEEARNYKEQYGKKTILFIDEIHRFNKAQQDYLLPFVEEGLVTLIGATTENPYFEVNRALLSRSTVFQLKPLSKEDIVQLLKRACADHKRGMAVFMPLVQEDVYSFLAQASDGDARVALNALELAILTTDANEEGYREITLEIASECIQRKVLRYDKDGDNHYDTISAFIKSMRGSDPDATIYYLARMLEAGEDERFIARRIMICASEDVGNADPRAIEIATSCALAMERVGLPEATIILAQACTYVACAPKSNASYLALHKAQEAVKKYGNLPIPAYLKNIVIEGEENIGKEKGYQYAHDYPHHYVEQQYLPDAIRKEVFYRFSDNAYEAKLKKYFAYIGKKKIGKE, from the coding sequence ATGAATTTATTCCAAGAAGAAAATGATGAATTGAAAGAACCGTTGGCACACCGTATGCGACCTAGGACATTAGAAGAAGTGGTTGGTCAGTCACATATTTTAGCAAAAGATAAATTGTTATATCGAGCTATCCAAGCCGACCGTTTGTCTTCGCTTATTTTAACGGGACCAACAGGAACAGGAAAAACAAGTTTAGCAATGGTGATTGCTCATAGTACAAAATCTAATTTTGAACAAGTCAATGCGACCATAGCGGGTAAAAAGGATTTAGAAAAAATTGTTGAAGAAGCTAGAAACTATAAGGAACAATATGGTAAAAAGACGATCTTGTTTATTGATGAAATTCATCGTTTCAATAAAGCCCAACAAGATTACTTACTACCTTTTGTTGAAGAAGGATTGGTCACTTTAATTGGGGCAACCACTGAAAATCCTTATTTTGAAGTCAATCGAGCTTTATTATCAAGAAGCACGGTCTTTCAATTAAAACCACTTTCTAAAGAAGATATTGTGCAACTTTTAAAAAGAGCTTGTGCTGACCATAAACGAGGAATGGCTGTCTTTATGCCCCTAGTTCAAGAAGATGTTTATAGCTTTTTGGCTCAAGCTAGTGATGGTGATGCAAGAGTAGCTCTTAATGCTCTTGAATTAGCGATATTAACAACCGATGCGAATGAGGAAGGTTATCGTGAAATCACATTAGAAATAGCGAGTGAATGTATTCAAAGAAAAGTACTTCGTTATGATAAGGATGGGGATAATCACTACGATACTATTTCTGCTTTTATTAAAAGTATGCGCGGTTCTGATCCCGATGCGACCATTTATTATCTGGCTAGGATGTTAGAGGCAGGGGAGGATGAACGTTTCATTGCTCGTCGTATTATGATTTGTGCTAGTGAAGATGTTGGTAACGCTGATCCTAGAGCGATTGAAATTGCGACAAGCTGTGCTTTGGCAATGGAAAGAGTCGGTTTACCGGAGGCGACGATTATTCTAGCTCAAGCTTGTACCTATGTGGCTTGTGCACCAAAATCAAATGCAAGCTACTTGGCACTTCATAAAGCTCAAGAGGCAGTTAAAAAGTATGGTAATCTTCCGATACCGGCCTATTTAAAGAATATCGTGATTGAGGGTGAAGAGAATATTGGTAAAGAAAAAGGCTACCAATACGCTCATGATTATCCTCATCATTATGTGGAGCAACAGTATTTGCCCGATGCGATTAGAAAAGAAGTCTTCTATCGTTTTAGTGATAATGCTTATGAAGCAAAACTGAAAAAATATTTTGCATATATCGGTAAAAAGAAAATCGGGAAAGAATGA
- a CDS encoding HAD-IC family P-type ATPase yields MHHKTKDTFWKDLFLEHIFTYFNFLNVLLFVWVASIGRIENGLFMGACLFAVVTSVYHSVKARHQLKKMELFVQEKYHVYKQDKLLLRDEIEVGDQIEISVGQQIPVDAILLEGNLEVNEALLTGEEQEVIKNPGSALIGGSYVLSGQAILKASTIAQESKAEQMIQEARKVKKGKMGLVKELDQFLWLISILLAPLGIALYLVQISKIGYEATVLATVAALIGMIPEGLLVLTSMSTMIGALRLSKRYVLTQNLNALENLARVDTICLDKTGTLTTGQLKVKEVTWLETSYERQLKLHISQETTNNPTQLALQKYFGKQEERLEEYLSFSSKRKYSASKMKDGSIFLVGSMESFGGELPEKLIWEQEAGNRVITLAQGKGKLDQIEGVKAIGYVVLEDELKNHIQETLAYLQNEHVNLRIISGDHERTVASIARKAGYQNLTRSANVNEKLDYSLQVFGRTLPEQKKDIIKHLQQEGHIVAMVGDGVNDVSALKQADVSISFERAHAAAKNVSDIVLVHNDFAQVPKAIEEGRRIIFNISNSASLYFMKTIYSFVLTILLLVLKYSYPFLPIHLTVLSAFGVGIPTFLLQWESHPDPIQKDYLKRAILKAVPCAFQLLLGIIVLRYLQLSRWILLWSAMSYIVALLVIYPPITKMRKIVIISMALAYSLIFLWLMLHQSMDVSSLQSLQDIGILLALIFAQSFFYFVLIGLKRKN; encoded by the coding sequence AAATGTGCTTCTTTTTGTTTGGGTTGCTAGCATTGGGCGAATAGAAAATGGTCTTTTTATGGGCGCATGTTTGTTTGCGGTTGTCACAAGTGTGTACCACTCCGTTAAAGCAAGACACCAACTTAAAAAGATGGAATTATTTGTGCAAGAAAAATACCATGTTTATAAACAAGATAAACTTTTATTGCGAGATGAAATTGAAGTAGGTGATCAAATTGAAATATCCGTTGGTCAACAAATTCCGGTAGACGCTATTTTGCTAGAAGGAAATTTAGAAGTCAATGAGGCTTTATTAACTGGGGAAGAGCAGGAAGTCATTAAAAATCCGGGAAGTGCTTTAATTGGAGGAAGCTATGTGCTGTCAGGACAAGCTATCTTAAAAGCAAGCACAATAGCCCAAGAGAGTAAAGCCGAACAAATGATTCAAGAAGCTCGTAAAGTGAAAAAAGGAAAGATGGGTCTAGTGAAAGAGTTGGATCAATTCTTATGGTTGATTTCTATTTTATTAGCACCACTTGGCATTGCTTTATATCTTGTTCAAATTTCTAAGATTGGCTATGAAGCAACCGTTTTAGCAACAGTGGCCGCTTTGATTGGTATGATACCGGAAGGTCTGTTGGTATTGACCAGTATGTCTACGATGATTGGTGCTCTTCGTTTGAGCAAAAGGTATGTCCTAACCCAAAACTTGAATGCTTTAGAAAATTTAGCGAGAGTAGATACCATTTGTTTGGATAAAACAGGAACTCTAACAACCGGTCAATTAAAAGTTAAAGAAGTGACTTGGTTAGAAACTTCTTATGAAAGACAATTAAAATTGCACATCAGTCAAGAAACAACGAATAACCCAACGCAACTTGCATTACAGAAATATTTTGGTAAACAAGAGGAACGTTTAGAGGAGTATTTATCTTTTTCTTCTAAGCGAAAGTACAGTGCTTCTAAAATGAAGGATGGTTCTATTTTTTTGGTTGGCTCGATGGAATCGTTTGGTGGTGAATTACCGGAAAAGCTAATTTGGGAACAAGAAGCCGGGAATCGTGTGATTACTTTAGCTCAAGGAAAAGGAAAGTTAGATCAAATCGAAGGAGTAAAAGCAATCGGCTATGTGGTTTTAGAGGATGAATTGAAGAATCATATTCAAGAAACATTAGCCTATTTACAAAATGAACATGTAAACCTACGCATTATCTCTGGTGACCATGAAAGAACGGTCGCTTCAATTGCTCGTAAGGCTGGTTATCAAAATCTAACAAGAAGTGCTAATGTGAATGAAAAATTGGATTATTCTTTACAAGTGTTCGGTCGTACGCTTCCGGAACAGAAAAAGGATATTATTAAGCATCTTCAACAAGAAGGGCATATTGTTGCGATGGTTGGTGATGGGGTGAATGATGTATCGGCTTTAAAACAGGCGGATGTGTCAATTAGTTTTGAAAGAGCTCATGCAGCTGCTAAGAATGTGAGTGATATTGTCTTAGTTCATAATGATTTTGCGCAAGTCCCAAAGGCGATTGAAGAGGGAAGGAGAATTATTTTTAATATCTCCAATAGTGCTTCTTTGTATTTTATGAAGACTATTTATTCCTTTGTCCTTACGATTTTGTTGTTGGTTTTAAAATATAGTTATCCTTTTTTGCCTATTCATTTAACCGTTTTATCTGCCTTTGGTGTAGGTATACCTACTTTCTTATTACAATGGGAAAGTCATCCGGATCCAATTCAAAAAGATTATTTAAAAAGGGCTATTTTAAAAGCCGTTCCGTGTGCTTTTCAATTATTACTTGGTATCATCGTTCTTCGTTATTTACAATTGTCAAGATGGATTCTGCTTTGGTCAGCCATGAGTTATATTGTTGCTTTATTGGTGATATATCCACCAATTACTAAGATGAGAAAAATAGTCATTATTTCTATGGCATTAGCGTATAGTCTTATCTTTTTATGGTTAATGCTTCATCAATCTATGGATGTATCAAGTTTACAGTCCTTACAGGATATAGGAATATTGCTGGCACTCATCTTTGCCCAAAGTTTCTTCTACTTTGTCTTAATTGGATTAAAAAGGAAGAACTAG